Proteins co-encoded in one Euleptes europaea isolate rEulEur1 chromosome 1, rEulEur1.hap1, whole genome shotgun sequence genomic window:
- the LOC130474237 gene encoding LOW QUALITY PROTEIN: E3 ubiquitin-protein ligase TRIM7-like (The sequence of the model RefSeq protein was modified relative to this genomic sequence to represent the inferred CDS: substituted 1 base at 1 genomic stop codon) — protein MAAGGPLKELFQEAICSICLNFFRDPVTVAECGHNFCRACLTRYWGKLGAEASCPQCRGRAQEGTLWPNQQLASFAEIIKKISPFEGKGAGGKWGVCEKHQEPLEYFCKEDEAPLCAVCGRSEEHEDHELIPLEEAFQEKRVIVAPRKGRVCQKHQEPLKFFCKDDRALICVVCDRSKEHRDHETLPLEEASQEYKDRFYSCLEILKKERESILVYKGDVVQESQDLLKQTTGEKEEMVAKFRQLRMFLDKQEKLLLAQMEEGEKEVAGKRDQHLAKLSEELSSLESLIQELEEKCQLPAGELFLQDVRSTLQRYEEKKVFENPVTFPPALKRRILGFSDISVLLEGVMKEMKDALDSGVHQQKAKVTLDPDTAYPQLILSEDRKSVRCGEKIKPLLNFPERFDLFGAVLGYEGFTAGFHFWDILVGSEGEWIVGVARKSVRRKGVFAFSPEAGIWEVGKWDGHXRASGKGLYLPLTVSGELKKIRVCLNYAGGRVAFFDADRADLLCEFSGASFSGEAILPLFLVNVKGHLQLSS, from the exons ATGGCGGCGGGAGGTCCCCTCAAGGAGCTCTTCCAGGAAGCCATTTGCTCCATCTGCCTGAACTTTTTCAGGGATCCGGTCACCGTTGCGGAGTGCGGCCACAACTTCTGCCGAGCCTGCCTGACTCGATACTGGGGGAAGTTGGGGGCCGAGGCTTCCTGCCCCCAATGCAGAGGGAGAGCTCAGGAAGGGACCCTCTGGCCGAACCAGCAGCTGGCCAGCTTTGCGGAAATAATAAAGAAAATCAGTCCTTTCGAAGGAAAGGGGGCAGGAGGAAAATGGGGAGTCTGCGAGAAGCACCAGGAGCCCCTGGAATACTTCTGTAAGGAGGATGAAGCCCCCCTCTGCGCGGTCTGTGGCAGATCCGAGGAGCATGAAGACCATGAGTTGATTCCTCTGGAGGAGGCTTTCCAAGAAAAGAGG GTAATTGTTGCTCCTAGAAAAGGGAGAGTTTGCCAGAAGCACCAGGAGCCGCTGAAGTTCTTCTGCAAGGATGACAGAGCCCTCATCTGTGTGGTCTGTGACCGATCCAAGGAGCACAGAGATCACGAAACCCTTCCTCTTGAGGAGGCTTCCCAAGAGTACAAG gaTCGGTTCTACAGCTGTCTGGAGAttctgaagaaggagagagagagtattCTCGTGTATAAAGGAGACGTTGTGCAGGAAAGCCAGGACCTGCTC AAGCAAACcacaggagagaaggaagagatgGTAGCCAAGTTCAGGCAACTGCGCATGTTTCTGGATAAGCAAGAAAAACTTCTGCTGGCCCAGATggaagagggggagaaggaggtaGCAGGGAAAAGGGACCAGCACCTGGCCAAACTCTCAGAGGAACTCTCCTCTCTTGAAAGTCTCATCCAGGAATTGGAGGAGAAGTGCCAGCTGCCAGCCGGTGAACTCTTCCTGCAG GATGTCCGAAGCACTTTGCAGAG GTATGAAGAAAAGAAGGTGTTTGAGAATCCAGTGACTTTTCCTCCTGCACTGAAGCGGAGGATCTTGGGCTTCAGTGACATCAGTGTCTTGTTGGAGGGTGTCATGAAGGAGATGAAAG atgctcTGGATTCTGGAGTTCACCAGCAGAAAG CAAAGGTGACTCTGGATCCGGACACAGCCTATCCCCAACTCATCCTGTCTGAGGATCGGAAAAGCGTGAGATGTGGAGAAAAAATTAAACCTCTGCTCAACTTTCCTGAGAGATTTGACCTCTTTGGTGCTGTTCTGGGCTATGAGGGATTCACAGCAGGCTTCCATTTCTGGGATATCCTTGTGGGAAGCGAGGGAGAATGGATTGTGGGGGTTGCCAGAAAGTCTGTGAGGAGGAAGGGGGTGTTCGCCTTTAGTCCCGAGGCGGGGATCTGGGAGGTGGGGAAGTGGGATGGCCACTAAAGAGCTTCTGGAAAAGGCCTTTATCTTCCCCTGACTGTGAGTGGGGAGCTCAAGAAGATCCGAGTCTGTCTGAACTACGCTGGGGGGcgagtggcctttttcgacgCTGACAGAGCAGACCTTCTCTGCGAGTTCTCTGGGGCCTCCTTCTCTGGAGAGGCTATCCTGCCCTTATTTTTGGTGAATGTTAAAGGACACCTCCAACTCTCTTCTTAA